From Carassius auratus strain Wakin chromosome 1, ASM336829v1, whole genome shotgun sequence, the proteins below share one genomic window:
- the LOC113108272 gene encoding endophilin-A1-like, with protein MSVAGLKKQFHKATQKVSEKVGGAEGTKLNEDFLEMEKKVDVTTRAVMDVMTKTTEYLQPNPATRAKMSMMSSMSKIRGGDKGPGYTQTEAVLAESMQKFGRELSEESSFGLALIDAGEAMRELAEVKDALDMEVKQNFIDPLQNLHDKDLKEIQHHLKKLQGRRLDFDYKKKRQGKVTEDELKQALEKFDDSKEIAEQSMFNLLESDIEQVSQLSALVQAQVNYHRQAAEILQQLSSKLEDRMRETSCKPRREYVPKPRTSVDFSENHNGSIAPSRSPAPMDQPCCRALYDFNPENEGELAFKEGDVISLTSKIDDNWYEGTVSGHSGFFPVNYVDILVDLSH; from the exons ATGTCTGTCGCGGGACTGAAGAAGCAGTTCCACAAAGCCACTCAG AAAGTTAGTGAGAAGGTCGGAGGGGCAGAGGGAACCAAATTAAATGAAGACTTTTTGgaaatggaaaag AAAGTTGATGTCACCACAAGAGCAGTAATGGACGTTATGACCAAGACGACGGAGTACCTGCAGCCCAATCCAG caACTCGTGCCAAAATGAGTATGATGAGCTCCATGTCTAAAATCCGTGGAGGAGATAAAGGCCCTGGCTACACGCAGACCGAAGCCGTCCTGGCCGAGTCCATGCAGAAGTTCGGCCGGGAACTCAGCGAGGAGTCCAGCTTTG GCCTGGCTCTGATCGATGCTGGAGAAGCCATGCGAGAGCTAGCTGAAGTCAAAGATGCTCTGGACATGGAGGTCAAGCAAAACTTTATCGATCCCCTGCAGAATTTGCATGATAAAGATTTGAAAGAAATCCAG CATCACCTGAAGAAGCTGCAGGGACGACGGCTGGACTTTGACTATAAGAAGAAGAGGCAGGGAAAGGTCACAGAAGATGAGCTCAAGCAGGCCTTGGAGAAGTTTGATGACTCGAAGGAGATCGCCGAACAGAGCATGTTTAACCTTCTGGAGAGCGAT ATTGAACAGGTGAGTCAGCTTTCAGCTCTGGTCCAAGCTCAGGTCAACTACCACAGACAGGCGGCAGAGATCCTCCAGCAGCTCTCCAGCAAACTAGAGGACAG AATGAGAGAGACGTCCTGTAAGCCGAGAAGAGAGTACGTCCCCAAACCTCGCACCTCGGTGGACTTCAGTGAGAATCACAACGGCAGCATCGCCCCGTCCAGATCTCCAG CTCCGATGGACCAGCCTTGCTGTCGGGCGCTGTATGATTTCAACCCTGAAAACGAGGGAGAGCTGGCCTTCAAGGAAGGAGACGTCATCTCCTTAACGAGCAAGATTGACGACAACTGGTATGAAGGAACGGTCAGTGGGCACTCTGGCTTCTTCCCTGTCAACTATGTCGATATCCTGGTGGATTTATCCCACTAA